A region from the Salminus brasiliensis chromosome 22, fSalBra1.hap2, whole genome shotgun sequence genome encodes:
- the LOC140543614 gene encoding testis-specific serine/threonine-protein kinase 6-like — protein MEADEAGGVLRSLGYEVVYNLGEGGFGTVKLATSQRHRKHVAIKIMDRRKESSDFAWKQLPRELAILKRVRHPHIIQVHESFDMPNGQVFIVMEVAATDLLHEIKALRRLPVNQARMWFSQIVDAVGYLHQQDIAHRDLKCENVLLSADGQVKLTDFGLGCFVRGYPSLSQTYCGTRCYCAPEVLLNRPYDPLKSDVWSLGVILYVMVTGFLPFSSDPHCSLTQLQRKAAEYPCGVAVEEPCRAFISYMLRFNPFTRPSVRNVANHPWMQARQEQ, from the coding sequence ATGGAGGCAGATGAGGCAGGTGGAGTTCTGAGAAGCCTGGGCTACGAGGTGGTGTACAACCTCGGGGAAGGAGGCTTCGGCACGGTGAAACTGGCCACATCACAGAGGCACCGCAAACACGTGGCCATTAAAATCATGGATCGCAGGAAGGAATCCTCAGATTTCGCCTGGAAGCAGTTGCCCCGGGAACTCGCCATCCTAAAGAGAGTGAGGCACCCTCACATCATTCAGGTGCACGAAAGTTTCGACATGCCCAACGGACAGGTCTTCATTGTGATGGAGGTAGCCGCAACCGACCTCCTTCACGAGATCAAGGCGCTCCGACGCCTCCCCGTTAACCAGGCCAGGATGTGGTTCTCCCAGATCGTCGATGCCGTGGGCTATCTTCACCAGCAGGACATCGCCCACCGAGACCTGAAATGCGAGAACGTCCTGCTGAGCGCTGATGGTCAGGTCAAACTGACCGACTTTGGCTTGGGCTGCTTTGTAAGAGGCTACCCTTCCCTCAGCCAGACTTACTGTGGCACTCGCTGCTACTGCGCTCCTGAGGTGCTTCTCAACAGGCCCTACGATCCCCTGAAGAGTGACGTCTGGAGCCTGGGCGTCATCCTGTACGTGATGGTCACCGGCTTCTTGCCCTTCAGTTCAGACCCTCACTGTTCTCTCACACAGCTCCAGCGCAAAGCTGCGGAGTATCCGTGTGGGGTCGcggtggaggagccctgtcgGGCCTTCATTTCTTACATGCTGCGTTTCAATCCCTTCACCCGGCCTTCGGTGAGAAACGTGGCGAACCACCCTTGGATGCAGGCCAGGCAGGAGCAGTAA